In Papio anubis isolate 15944 chromosome 20, Panubis1.0, whole genome shotgun sequence, a single window of DNA contains:
- the LOC116271735 gene encoding zinc finger protein 254-like encodes MLSHKTQHKSIYTREKPYKCKKCGKTSNWSSILTNNKIIHTGEKPYKCEECGKAFSQSSTLTTHKRILTGEKPYKCEEGGKSFKLFSSFTKHKEINSGVKPYKCEECGKAFRQSSIFANPQRIHTGKKPNKCEECGKSFNLASSFTKHR; translated from the coding sequence ATGCTTTCACACAAAACCCAACATAAAAGCATTTATACTAGAGAGAAGccatacaaatgtaaaaaatgtggaaaaacctCTAATTGGTCCTCAATCCTTACTAAtaataagataattcatactggagagaaaccctacaaatgtgaagaatgtggcaaagctttcaGCCAATCCTCAACCCTTACTACACATAAGAGAATTcttactggagagaaaccctacaaatgtgaggAAGGTGGCAAATCTTTTAAACTGTTTTCAAGCTTTACTAAACATAAGGAAATTAATAGTGGAGtaaaaccctacaaatgtgaagaatgtggcaaagcctttaggcAGTCTTCAATTTTTGCTAACCctcagagaattcatactggaaagaaacccaacaaatgtgaagaatgtggcaaatcTTTTAACCTGGCTTCAAGCTTTACTAAACATAGGTAA